From Oryza sativa Japonica Group chromosome 4, ASM3414082v1, one genomic window encodes:
- the LOC136356179 gene encoding MICOS complex subunit mic60-like has product MSSCTNPSDAPSAEYAEHLFNLVAIPSLSHKIHYFLGPIGNLDPTDFIIDLFPDVIPQTTESSPPHQSNSGKDIEYAQGLIPNGGGLSPPVISYHAPKTSTLLHGLTRELADARKKRKTRSSAMSTLVLAPKKKAKFKKTKPTDKSADDLPALDTSIEQALDAEEIGEDVDQAVAEMSDTERTPSASPKQTPPTPSAPIHFTRKKKTAVKKKPAATIAKSAPPQSSSDQTPSAVGSHHIKEEEQPAAPAIPVLADIFSFDIRDYLDEADEDTSSKALAPLSDDVRKTLEDISHRLEASSLDSLVVDCGSIRSRLHEIQALIPEDLADVLTPAAYLEQHQFKLEKAKLRLAERRERKEIEVTIQANRQLVHEEKTKLDQLSEGPIKSNIDQLEARKIELLVQLEECNAALDMEHKKLVDLPKSIEEQKTRLKSAIKNVANLTKSLKVIPGTDAQDAQAIEEVEQIRQRAILAIQRYLSQ; this is encoded by the exons ATGTCGTCCTGCACCAACCCATCTGATGCGCCTTCAGCCGAGTATGCTGAG CATCTCTTCAACCTAGTCGCGATTCCCAGCCTTTCGCACAAAATCCACTATTTTCTTGGCCCAATCGGCAACCTCGACCCCACTGATTTCATCATTG atctaTTCCCTGACGTCATACCCCAG acaacagagtCCTCCCCTCCTCATCAAAGTAATAGTGGCAAGGACATTGAATATGCTCAAGGTCTAATTCCGAATGGAGGTGGACTATCTCCCCCTGTTATCAGCtaccatgcccccaagacttcaactCTTCTTCACGGCCTAACCAGGGAACTAGCCGATGCacgcaagaaaaggaaaaccagaTCATCGGCCATGAGTACCTTGGTCTTagctccaaagaaaaaggccAAATTCAAGAAAACTAAACCGACTGATAAGTCGGCTGATGATCTACCCGCCTTGGATACATCTATTGAACAAGCTTTAGATGCAGAGGAAATTGGTGAAGATGTTGACCAGGCTGTAGCCGAAATGAGTGACACagaaagaacaccatcggcttcacccaagcaaacgcctccaactccttctgcccccATTCATTTTACAAGA aaaaagaaaactgctgTGAAGAAAAAGCCAGCAGCAACGATTGCCAAGtcggctccacca CAATCGTCAAGTGACCAGACTCCATCGGCTGTGGGGAGTCATCACATCAAGgaggaagaacaaccagctgctcctgctatccca GTTCTAGCCGATATCTTCTCTTTTGATATCAGAGATTACCTTGATGAGGCAGACGAAGACACTTCAAGCAAAGCCCTAGCTCCCCTATCCGATGATGTAAGAAAAACACTTGAAGAcatctctcatcggctagaagcCTCTTCTTTAGATAGCTTGGTAGTTGACTGTGGATCAATTAGGTCACGGCTGCATGAAATTCAGGCTCTGATTCCCGAAGATTTGGCCGATGTCCTAACTCCAGCCGCTTATCTCGAGCAACATCAGTTCAAGCTGGAAAAAGCCAAGCTAAGACTAGCCGAACGCCGTGAGCGCAAAGAGATTGAGGTCACAATCCAAGCTaatcggcagcttgtgcatgAGGAAAAAACCAAACTTGATCAGCTATCTGAAGGTCCGATCAAATCCAATATTGATCAGCTTGAAGCTCGCAAGATTGAGCTCTTGGTgcaacttgaagaatgcaatgccGCGCTAGATATGGAACACAAAAAACTAGTCGATCTCCCAAAATCAATTGAAGAACAAAAAACAAGGCtgaaatcggctatcaagaatgttgcgAACTTGACCAAGTCCCTAAAAGTCATCCCTGGAActgatgctcaagatgcccaagctattgaagaagtagaacaaattaggcaaagggctattttggctatccagcgatacttgtctcaataa